The following are encoded together in the Humulus lupulus chromosome 5, drHumLupu1.1, whole genome shotgun sequence genome:
- the LOC133833848 gene encoding uncharacterized protein LOC133833848: protein MLFIGLIQTTLVLAVLISKIARIDYLVEWPDLFSFLAQQLQSADVLSSHKIFLILFRTLKELSTKHLMDGQRTFAQISSHFFDYSWQLWQCDVQTILHVFSFEVVLYYVNL from the exons ATGCTCTTTATAGGTCTGATACAGACAACTCTCGTGTTGGCTGTGCTCATCTCAAAAATTGCTCGAATTGATTATCTAGTAGAATG GCCAGATCTCTTTTCATTTTTAGCACAACAACTTCAGTCAGCAGATGTTCTCTCTTCTCACAAAATCTTTTTGATCCTCTTTCGAACCTTGAAAGAATTGTCCACTAAGCATCTAATGGATGGACAAAGGACCTTTGCACAG ATATCATCCCATTTCTTTGATTATAGTTGGCAGCTTTGGCAATGTGATGTGCAGACCATCTTACATGTGTTCTCTTTTGAAGTTGTGCTTTACTATGTTAATTTATAA